A stretch of DNA from Serinibacter arcticus:
CTCGGTCATCTCGGCTCCTCCGTGACGGTGAGGGTGGGTCGGGGTCGGCGCGCCGCCGCCACCCCGGTGAGGATCATGACGGCCATGATCCCGCTGACGATCGCGAACATCGAGCTCCAGCCGGGGACGTTCTCGTGCACCCACCCCATGACGACCGGGCCGGTCGCGGCGCAGCAGTAGCCGACGGTCTGGACGTGCGCCGCCATCCGGCGGTTCTCGTCGCTGGTGCGGGTGTGGCGCACCACGAGCAGGAAGACGACGGCGAAGTAGCCGCCCTGCGCGAGCCCACCCGCCAGCACCCACACCCCCCACAGCTGGGGTGCGATGAGCATCCCGACGGGCAGCGCCGCCCAGAACGCGCCGACGACGGCGACGAGCACGGCGTCGCTCGGTTTCACGAGCGCGAGGAAGAGCGGCACGAGGAGGGGTCCGAGGATCCCGGCGATGTGGAACCCCGACGCGCCCCAGCCCGCTGCGGCCTGGTCCATCCCGAGGCTCTCGTGCATCGCCGTCGGGAGCCAGGTCGTGATCGTGTAGAAGGAGATCGACTGGCAGGCGAACGTCGCGGCGAGCAGCCAGGCCGTGCCGTTGCGCCACATCGGGGCGACGGCGGAGGTCGGGGGAGGCGCACCGGTCGCCGTCGCGATCCGCGGCTCGCGCGGCGCGAACGCGAGCCAGAGCGCGAGCCCGATCCCACCGAGCAGCACGCCCCACGCCCCGGTCACGAGCTGCCAGCCGTGGGTGGCGGCGAGGGCCGCGGTGGTGGCGGTGGCCGCCGTCGCGCCGACGTTCATCGTGGAGGTGTACGCACCCATGAGGCTCGAGGTCCGCATCGGGTAGTGCCGTCCGATGAGCACGGGCACGACGAGGTTGCCGATCGAGATCGCGGCGCCGATGAGCAGGGTCCCGACGATCGCCAGCGCGAACGAGCCGCCCGAGCGCAGCACCGAGCCGACCACGACGCCGCCCAGGCACAGCAGCCCGGACGTCCGCAGCCCCAGCACGCGCAGGAGGGTCGACGACACGGGTGTGACGAGGCCGAACAGCAGCACCGGGATGCTCGTGAGGAGCGCGACGGCGGAGGCCGAGACCCCGAGGTCGTCCCGCAGGTCCGTGACCACCGGCGGCACGGCCACGATCGGCGCGCGCAGGGCCAGCGCGAGCGCCAGCATCGCCAGGACGCCGCCGATCGCGGCCGAACGGCCCGGCGTCGCTGCCGAGGGGGTGACGGTCACGGGGCGATCATGCCAAGGCGGGAGCCGCCGTCGTGCGTCGGTCCACCGCCCAGCTGACCAGCGCGAGCGCGAGGCCGGCGACCGCGAGCCCCACCCCGACCCAGCTCGGGGCGATGAACCCGAGCCCGGCCGAGATGACGGCCGCGCCGAGCGCGGCCCCGAGGGAGTTGCCGATGTTGAGCGCGGAGTGGTTGAGGGCGGCGGCGAGCGTCTGCGACTCCCCCGCGACGTCCATCAGACGGGTCTGGATCGCGGGCGAGATCGCGGAGGCCAGCGCGCCGACGAGGAACAGGAAGGCCAGGAGCGTGACGGCGGTGCTCGCCGTGAGTGCCAGGCCCGTCATCGCGAGGATGAAGATCGGGAAGAGCTGCAGGACGGCGCGCAGCGAGCCGCGGTCGGCCATCACTCCCCCGGCGAAGTTGCCCAGGGTCATGCCGACGCCGACCGCCACGAGCGTCCACGGGACCACGCTCTCGGCGAGCCCCGCCACCTCGGTCACCAACGGGGCGACGTAGGTGTAGACGGCGAAGAAGCCGCCGAAGCCGATCGAGCCGATGCCGAGCGCGAACCACACCTGGCCGCGGCGCAGCGCGCTGAGCTCGCGGCGGATGGTGGCGCCGGCGTCGCCCTGCTGCTCGGGGACGACGAACGCGATCGCGATCGTGGCGGCCGCGAAGATCGCGGTGACGGCGAGGTAGGCCACGCGCCAGCCGGACTGCTGGCCGAGTGCGGTGATGAGCGGGACGCCGATGACGTTCGCGACCGTGAGTCCCGAGAGCACGAGCGCGACGCCCTGCCCGCGCTTGCCCGGCCCCATCAGCTGGGCCGCGACGAGCGCCGCGATGCCGAAGTAGGCGCCGTGCGGGAGGGCCGCGACGAAGCGGGCGACGACGGCGAGCTCGAACGACGGCGCGATCGCCGAGAGGATCGTGCCGATCGTGAACGCCGCCGTGAAGATGACGAGGAGCCGCTTGCGCGGGAAGCGCGCGACGGACGCGGCGATGGTCGGGGCGCCGACGACGACGCCGAGCGCGTAGGCGGAGATCAGCGCGCCGGACTGGGCGATCGCCTGCTCGGAGCTGGCGGCCCAGACGTTCGGCAGCAGGTCCTGCGCGATCTGCGGCAGCACGCCCATCGCGACGAACTCCGTCGCGCCGATGCCGAAGCCGCCGAGAGCCAGGGCGAGCAGCGCGGCGCGGGTGCGCATCGGCGAGAGCGGGGCCGTCCAGGCGTCGGTGGGTGTGGCGGACGCGTCGGTGGGGGCGTCGTCGACGGGCGGTGTGCCGTAGGGCGCGGCGGTGGATCCAGGGGTGGTCATGCGGCTTCTCCTCGTGCGAACGGCGCTCGACGGTGAGCCGGTGACGGGCGGCCGGGAGCGGCCGCCCGCTGGCTATCGTAACGATTCGACCGACGGCCGGGGGACGGGCACCGCCGGGTTCGACGCCCGGCGCTCCTCACTGTCTGCGGCTCACCCTCGCTGTCTGCGGACGGACGACGGGCCCCGGCTCCGGCGTCGGGCATCACCGCAGGTCAGGGCGATGCGCCGGTGCGACCGACCGGCGGGTGAGCGATCCGTCCGCAGAGGGCGAGGGCCGTCCGCAGAGAGCGAGGCGGGCGGGCGGGCGAGGCGGGCGAGGAGTCAGACCGGTCGGCGCGCGACGAACAGGACGTGCGTGTCCGGCCAGTCGACCGCCTCGCCCGTCACGGGGTCGCGCAGCGCCGCCCCCACCGTGAACCGGTTCGCCACGAGCCAGTCGTTGCGCCACGGGCCGCTCGCCGGCTCGATCTCGAAGCCGACGCCCTCCAGCAGTCGCGCCCAGTCGGACCACTCCATCGTCGTGAAGCGCTCGTGGCACTCCGAGAGCCAGTTGCGGCGGTAGTCGCGGGTGGTGAGGAACTCCATCGCGTCGCGCAGCGGCATCCGGGCCACGCCCGGCGCGACCCGCTCCACCTGACACCGCGCACAGGACAGGGCGGGGAAGTCGGCCGCGAACTGCGTCAGCGTCTGCGACGGTGTGAGGGTCGCGAGGTGCGCCTCCACCCGGTCGGAGTCCCACCCGGTCATGTCGACGGCGGCACCCGGGTCCTCGCCGTCGAGCACGAGGTCGACGAGCCGCTCTCCGTCGGCCGGCCCCAGCACGTCGGAGTTGATCCACACCCCGCCGGGTGCGGTCTGGGCGAAGATCCGCTCGGCGAGCAGGCGCAGGTCGGCGACGCCGTCGCCGTAGCTGGAGATCTCGTGGGTCAGGGCGATGGTCACCGTCGTGTGGACCGACCGCTCCGGGAAGACCGGGGCGTGCAGGAGGTTCCGCTGCGCGAAGAAGACGTTGGGGTTGGCAAAGGCACCCTGGTCCCGGCGGTGCTCCGCCTCGGCGACGAGCGCGCGCGACACGTCCACACCGAACAGGTCGGAGTCGAACAGCCGCGGGTCGCGGGACGCGCGCTCCAGAAGCCCGCCGGCCGCGCAGCCGAGGTCGACGATCCTCCCGGGAACGACGTACGGCGCGACCTGCTCCCACTTGCGGTCGGAGCCCTCG
This window harbors:
- a CDS encoding CynX/NimT family MFS transporter, encoding MTVTPSAATPGRSAAIGGVLAMLALALALRAPIVAVPPVVTDLRDDLGVSASAVALLTSIPVLLFGLVTPVSSTLLRVLGLRTSGLLCLGGVVVGSVLRSGGSFALAIVGTLLIGAAISIGNLVVPVLIGRHYPMRTSSLMGAYTSTMNVGATAATATTAALAATHGWQLVTGAWGVLLGGIGLALWLAFAPREPRIATATGAPPPTSAVAPMWRNGTAWLLAATFACQSISFYTITTWLPTAMHESLGMDQAAAGWGASGFHIAGILGPLLVPLFLALVKPSDAVLVAVVGAFWAALPVGMLIAPQLWGVWVLAGGLAQGGYFAVVFLLVVRHTRTSDENRRMAAHVQTVGYCCAATGPVVMGWVHENVPGWSSMFAIVSGIMAVMILTGVAAARRPRPTLTVTEEPR
- a CDS encoding MFS transporter, giving the protein MRTRAALLALALGGFGIGATEFVAMGVLPQIAQDLLPNVWAASSEQAIAQSGALISAYALGVVVGAPTIAASVARFPRKRLLVIFTAAFTIGTILSAIAPSFELAVVARFVAALPHGAYFGIAALVAAQLMGPGKRGQGVALVLSGLTVANVIGVPLITALGQQSGWRVAYLAVTAIFAAATIAIAFVVPEQQGDAGATIRRELSALRRGQVWFALGIGSIGFGGFFAVYTYVAPLVTEVAGLAESVVPWTLVAVGVGMTLGNFAGGVMADRGSLRAVLQLFPIFILAMTGLALTASTAVTLLAFLFLVGALASAISPAIQTRLMDVAGESQTLAAALNHSALNIGNSLGAALGAAVISAGLGFIAPSWVGVGLAVAGLALALVSWAVDRRTTAAPALA
- a CDS encoding class I SAM-dependent methyltransferase, which produces MTAISHVLFPGRHHLVTAFQVERLREILDGGATDERGTAVEMADGATIVWAITSATHSGTRRNPVPANRREAMIEAVSDVAGLVSLVAPVPDVPESPRFATTVLRSASLTLGVELDPASTVVACSTPAVAALYREQGYRIVPVEDARDPQPGLPWHVLELAVRDEPGWRALVHPAALRYLERYDLIDHIRTTHTDPTVSADGDLTETRDYAVYTKAFDEGSDRKWEQVAPYVVPGRIVDLGCAAGGLLERASRDPRLFDSDLFGVDVSRALVAEAEHRRDQGAFANPNVFFAQRNLLHAPVFPERSVHTTVTIALTHEISSYGDGVADLRLLAERIFAQTAPGGVWINSDVLGPADGERLVDLVLDGEDPGAAVDMTGWDSDRVEAHLATLTPSQTLTQFAADFPALSCARCQVERVAPGVARMPLRDAMEFLTTRDYRRNWLSECHERFTTMEWSDWARLLEGVGFEIEPASGPWRNDWLVANRFTVGAALRDPVTGEAVDWPDTHVLFVARRPV